GACAAGCTTCCAGACACCAGATCCTTCGAGCGCCCCTGGGCTGCCAGTTCGCGTTCGGCGGCACGCAGCACGGCCGATTTGGCGTCCGGCAGGCTCAGAGCTGGGATTATGGTCATGGTCTTTAGGATCCCGGCCAGTTCATAGTAGGCGCGCCGGCACTTCTTCATGAAGTCCACAGGATACTCAGGCTTGCGCGCATAGGCGGCGACCGGGTCAGCGTCGAGCAGGTAGGCGATATCTGGCCGGGGCACAAAGCCGTGGACAAACTTCACGAACGTCCTGCTCAGCGGGTTATGCAGGTTCAGGTTGGAAAGCTCGTCGTAAATATAGCGGTCCAGGATCACGATGTCCGCACCGCTCTTTTTGGCGCGGGCCACCACGCGGCAGAGGTGGATGGCGTCGAGAAGATAAAGGAAATGACGGGCCAGCGTAAGGTGCCAGCCGCGGACGTTTTTATCCCGGCGGTTTACCGGCTTGCCCGGAGCGCCAATGCCACGCTCACTCTTATAGACCTTATGGACGAAGCCCTCGCGGTATTTCACGCCGACGACCACGTTGTCCCAGAAGGCCAGCAACGTGGTCTTGAGTCCGGCGGCGTGCAGCGCTGAGCGCAGGCTCTCAATCTGCGTGGATTTACCTGAGCCATCCACGCCAGAGAAAGAGATGAGCAAGGGGGTGCTGAAAGTACTGGAAGCGCTATGAGTCATTGGATTCGGCCCGTCCATATCAGTTGTGCTGCATAAGCTCTTGCCGTTACAAACTATCTTCCCGTAACCCCGGCTACGCCTGTGCCCGGAGGAATCGACGAGGTGCTGTGGCTGAGCGCATAGACCGTTCCTAAAGCTGCGCCTGCGGCCACCACTGCGCCGATCTTGATCAGCAATGAGCGTGTCTGGTGCTGCTTGGCTGGAGCAATGGCGATACCGGCCGGCTTGGCTGCCGCGCCTCCCGCCGTCGGAACGCTTTCAGCGGTCGCGGCGCCCACGGGCTCAGACTGCGGCTTGGGCTTTGGCGCTTCTGGAACCGTGGTGGTTGTTTGTGGCTCTGCGTTGGGCGATGTCTGGTCCTGCTGCGCCCCTGACGCGTCTGGATACGTGGTAACGGGCGCAAGCGGCGCTTGCGATGGGTTCACGCTTGTTCCCGGCGTCAGCGGCTGCTGCTGTTGTTGTGGCTGCTGCTGCGGCTGGTTCTGGTTTGCCGGAGCCACGGGCTGCGTATTCTGTGCCGGAGACGTTGCCGGCGCGGCATTGGCAGGCTGCGCCTGGTCCGTCGTCGCGGGCGGGATTGCCTGCGCCGGCTGCGTTGCGCCGGGCTGCTGCGGTTGCTGGCTGGTTTCCGGCGCCTGTTGCGGTGTAGCAGGGTTCGTCTGCTGCGCGCGGAGCAACGGCGCGGAGCACAGTCCGGCAAGCAACAGGGTACTCAGGATTCTCGTGATTCGGTATTGCACTGTCATAAAAACCTCGGGGAACTTTGGTTTCTGAACTTATTTGAACGTCATTATTCGAACGTCATCTTTTCAACGTCGTTACTTGAACTTCAGGGGACGAGTGTTTCCGGCAAACGCGCCCAGGTTCTCTGTTCCGGCAGTTGCCGCCAGCAGCCGGGCCAAATCAGTGTCTCTGTCCCAATGATGTTGGATGCGGTTTTTGAGGCAGCGGGCTAGTGTCTTGAGGTTGGTTTTATACCAGCAGCACTTTTCCATATGAGGGGAGAAAACGGCCACCATTCTGGCGTTTCTAAGGTGCTGCGGGCCGCCGGCCAGCAAAGCGGCTATAAAGCGATGGTTGCCTTCCAGCAGCGTGACCGGGCGCTCTTCGTCAATGCCCAGGAAGATGACCATCCCCTGCGGCAGATCGGAGGAAAGATTGGAGCAGATATCGGAAATCTTTTTGACGAACTCGTTCGGCTCGGTCTCTTTGAGCTGCCGGATGCGAGCCGCCACGTCCAAGGCCCTGAAGTTGCCGCGCGCGATCTTTCTCCAGTGCGCTCGCGGAAAAACGCTGACCAGCTCCACGTCTTCCGGCTCAAACTCAATCTCCCACCACTGCCGGTCTTCAGGAAGCTCCCACCACATGGTGTCTCGGCGGCGGAAGAGCAGGATGCGGCGGATTTCGTTTTCCTGGGCGTCGGTAAGGTTCGGCTGTTCGACCAGCGACGCAAAGCGATCGCGGTCCGCGTCATATTCCTTATGGAAAAACTCGCCGCGAAGGAACTCCGCGATGATCTCAGCTTCAGTTAGACGACGCAGCTTTCTCATATGGCCTCAACCAGCTCCGGCTTGTTATGGCGGCGCAGAAACGGCAGCGCGACGAGCGCCAGCATCGCAGCCATCAAGACGACCCGCACCATGATGACTTCATGCAACGAACCGTGGAACAGTCCGATGCCCAGCACCAGAGCGCCGCTGAAGATCAGTTGCAGCCAGCCCGTGTTGGCGATGCGCCGCGACATTTCATAGGCGATGAACACAACGCTCAGCGAATACAGCGCCGTGGCAGCGGCATAGAGAGCCAGCAGCCAGCCGATTTCAATAAAGCGCGAACCAAAGATCACACCCATGATCAAGTGTGGAAAGAGCGCGGCAGCGGCAATGAATATCAATGAAAGGCCCAGCACCAGCAGCAAGGGCAGGCCAATGCCGTGGGCTTTCTTGTGCTCCGGGCTGGCAGCCGCGGCCACAGGAAACATGGCGTTGACCACACCGAACCACGAAGCGAAATAGAGCAGCCGGCCAATCTGTGAGATGGCAGCGTAAACACCCGCAGGATCCGAGGGAAAGAAATGCTTTACCAACAAAATATCAATATTGTTGATGATGACCTGGCCCACAAAGAACACAATCGCCTGCACAGCCTCTGCATACGATGGCGGCTCAGCCGTGCTGGCCTTTACACGCAGTTGCGCCGGGATTCGCGGAATAAAACATGCCGCGATGACCGAAGCCGAAATCGCGCCAACTGCCCCGAGAACTCCATAGCCGGCCACCACCAATCCCGCGCCCAGAAAGAAGCGGATACCTGCTTCAAGAACAAAGTTCGTGCCCAACCGTGGGAACGCGCAGACGCCCTGCATCGCGCCACGCTTGACGCCCAGCGGCGCATAGGCCGCAATGCCAATCGCGAGAAGGCCAATGATCCATGGACTGGGAACGTTCAGATACGTTGCAACGGGTTTCTGTGCCAGAAAAAGTACACCGCCCAGAGCAAGACTGGCCATCCACGCTTTGCCGAGCAGGCTGTGGACCACCGCCGCCTTGCTGGAATCAGCATGATTTCTGGCCACGAACTTGGCGCATACCAACTGGAACGCCAGACTGATGCACGAAGCAAGCAGAAGCAGCGTAACGGCGGCATTGATATTGCCAAACGCGCCCGGGCCCAGCATGCGGGCCATGACCATGTTGTAGGCGAAGTTGAAAATGTTCACCAGCATCATGGCAACAAGCATGATGGCGCTGCCATTCAGCATGGTGGAGCGGTCGCTGCGCTGCGGACGCGCTTGGGCGGCTGCAACGCTGGCGTCGGCCGGTGTGAGAGTGATAACGCTTTCAGATTGCGGCATCACGCTGTATCTCTATGCTGCAAGAGGTTGGGGACGTTTGTTGTGTAGAAGTTGCTGCCGCATGGCGTTGGGCAGAAATCCGCTGAAGCTGCGGGCCGCCTCGGTTGATGTTTCATAGATTTCAAAGAGTCGCTCCGTGCGTGTGAGCTCCAGCACAACAGCGGCCTGGTCAGAGAGCGAAGCAAGCTTCACGTCGCCATCGCGCTTGTGCGCCTCAGACATGCATTTCAACAGCATCTCCACACCGGAAGCGTCAATCTGCGCTACCAGCGAAAGGTCGAAAACCAGTTGCGGACGGTCAGCCGCAAGAAAAGGACGCACGTCACGAAGAAACTCTCGCGCTGTGCGCGAGTTCAGGCGCTCCGGCATTCTTTTTACGACGACAGGTCTGCTATTGATGTCCATATCTCCTCGCGACAACCATGTTAGGGAACTTGTGGGATGCTTCAGTGTCACAGGCGGAAGTTTCAAATCCGGCGGCCGTACCCAACGCGGGCGACGTCTTCCGCAATGTAGTGTGAAGGTCAGTTTTCTCTGTTTTCCTGCTGGCGAACATGCCCTGGAAAGCCAGTTTCGGCAGGTAGGTAAGCGCTTCAGCCGCACTGGTCACAAATCTTTTTCCTGATGCCACCGACATCGACGCGACAAGCTTGGGATCAATGATGTCCACTGTCACGTCGCGATGCAAGTTGACGATGCGGCCCACGCCGGCAATCGAATGCGCCAGATCGAGCCCTGCTCCCACGTAAGAAAATGGCAGGACGGTGGAGTTTTCAATCACGGTGCCGCAGTCAACTTCCGCGTGCCGCTCCACAGAACTGCACCGCGTAATAACCGCGCCGGAGCGAATACGAGCCAGCGATCCAACAAATGCGGGCGCAAGAACACGCGCGCCTTTTTCAATCATGGCGCCGGGCGCGGTCCATACTCCGGGCTTGATTTCTTTTCCGGCCGGGCACGTTTGCGTCTGCCGGGTAAGGATGTCAATGGCAAGTTGCCGCAAATCGCGCGCAGTGGCCAGCGGATTCAGGTAGCCATCATGCTGTAGGGCGGGACATTCACTGCGGCAGTGCGCCAGCTGAGTCCGGAAGAGCGAAGCAGCGTCATTCCTGCGCGAGGCGCTGATGCAGAAGATTTCCAGCATCTGATCGTCCGATGCCATGCGCGTAACGCGTTCCTTGCGGTCAATGTGGAACTGGACCAGCTTCTCAAAATCGACTTCAGCATAACCTCCAAGCCGGATCAGGATTACCAGTTCCGCGCCGCTCTGGGCCATGTCATTGAACACA
The genomic region above belongs to Terriglobia bacterium and contains:
- a CDS encoding thymidylate kinase, which produces MTHSASSTFSTPLLISFSGVDGSGKSTQIESLRSALHAAGLKTTLLAFWDNVVVGVKYREGFVHKVYKSERGIGAPGKPVNRRDKNVRGWHLTLARHFLYLLDAIHLCRVVARAKKSGADIVILDRYIYDELSNLNLHNPLSRTFVKFVHGFVPRPDIAYLLDADPVAAYARKPEYPVDFMKKCRRAYYELAGILKTMTIIPALSLPDAKSAVLRAAERELAAQGRSKDLVSGSLSAA
- a CDS encoding STAS domain-containing protein yields the protein MDINSRPVVVKRMPERLNSRTAREFLRDVRPFLAADRPQLVFDLSLVAQIDASGVEMLLKCMSEAHKRDGDVKLASLSDQAAVVLELTRTERLFEIYETSTEAARSFSGFLPNAMRQQLLHNKRPQPLAA